ATATAAGTGTGATGGTTGTGAGGAAGATGGGCAGAAATGGTCCTTTAACTGTGaagaatgtgattttgatctaCACCCAAAATGTGCTCTTTCAGATGAAAATGGAACTTATAATTATCATCATAATTTGAAGGATCATGAAACTTCAAAAGCTGGGTGGATCTGCAATGATCATGTGTGTGTTAGAGCATCATTTTGACCCATTTTTCCTATTGCCTGCAAGTTTACGATTTTACTGTAATTATGTTGTGAAGAACTGAAGAGTTTAGGAATGGTAGTGGTATACGTAATGATATGGGCTTGGACCTCAAAATCCTGGAGAGGCCCAGTGTAATTGAAGCCCATGCACGCATGTAGCGCTTATGGAACCTTAAACCTAGCTGTTCTAGCTCACGTTCCATCCTTAAacaatctatctatctattactatatactaaaagagacgccaaaaatgacacgtgtcatttcctggtgtaaTTTTTTTCCgcctaaatattttttttatttttttactttaaaataaataaattacattacgttttgttaggaaactaagataaaaatatatgtaATTACCATAGACGTGTAattcataatatattattggaggaaagctaaatcaatattattttttcctttatgatataattttatttatgtattattataacttttaaatctgataagaaatataaaaaatattgataaatgaaattctaatgttagtctactattaataatataatacatggtaactggtaagtaagaatgtcaattaaaataataatacatggtaaatAGACTAACGTACGGagtataagtttatttatcaagattttactcaattcaaaatatgttgtatttgactaactcggttatgctcgagtcttttcgaaaattagtcttgagtcattcaggtttggttaacgttgttacatcgttctacatacaagtaaacaactataatttttaactttgtatagtaatatgcaaatttagttcatttgaatgttttttttacacaactttgaatttatactttttcatatatatatatatatatatatatatatatatatatatatatatatatatatatatatatatatatatatatatatatatatatatatatatatatatatatatatatatatatatatatatatcatgttttcctaatatcacaagtcttttagttagtattaaaataataaaatgttttagtagtagccgtgcgttacacgggccctaaactaattaagcctctaagtccaatcatctccAATTTCAACTTTCAACACAATAGTTTTCTTAATcaccagaagaaaaaaaaggttACTCGTCAGAGGTGTAAGTGTATTGAGAAAAGTACAATTCAATCCTCCCTTATTGATTTTTAAAGGGGCTTCTATGGGTTTTCACGGTTGGAAAGCGATCTTTGGCTTATTTGTTgcttttccttttgttttgtttgtttgtttattttgagGTTTATAATAACGCTTCCTCCTTTGCGAGGATATTTCTCCCTCGAAAAATAGGATTTTTCTTCTCCTCCCTTCTTCACCATGAAATTGGTTCATTTGTAGAGAATTATGCAGGATCGCAAAAGTTATTATTCAGTCGAATAAGGGTCTGTTTGGTAAGCTATTTCAATCACCTTAAATCATTAGGTGCTAATATGATAAGTCACCTTAAACAATTAGGAGTGTTTGGCAGATAGCTGAAATAAAATATAAGGTGGAAAAAGTGACTGATATTGAAACTTTAATCTGATTAATGTTTGAGTTTCAGCTcctgaaattttttatttctttataaaaaaaaataataataaaatcctaAATAATTGATAAACCCCTAATAAAAGGTTATACTTTGTATTTCTTTGGGTAAAAAGCTCGGCAGACTCTGCAACTAAAGAACAAAccattgttgatttttttttttgataaaacaaACCATTGTTGATTACAACCGGGGAAAATTTTGCAATTATTTGAATACTCCCTGCAATTAGGCAACCATTGTCGAACATTGACGCAAGAACCTTAAGAAAATTGAGTACTCCCTGCAATTAGGCAAGCTTAAGAGGTTAAAGTGTTTTACAGCTTTTGGATTCTTGGtatatttgatttgtttttttgttggtGGAAATTGAGTAAGAGGCAATGGATATTTGATTTGTTTGTTGTGACACTAGTGGCTTCCGGAAGGTTTGTAACtgacataaaataaataatttgacaAGGTAATATGAAGTATTATGAGATTTAAATTCATATCCCTCCGATAATCGTAAAGAGTATACTACTCTATATATTGTATTTTGGACAAAAGGAAGTAAGTTAAAAGTGTTGATTGTATACAAAATAACAACTTTGTGAGGCAATTTAGAAGGtgcaccatggtgcacataaagcatggtgcaccttaagaacactagtatataattgaaagaacatctggttacgagaaaagaaaatgagtatttttttatttaggtttttaataaataataaaataatatacatAGCCTAAATCAAGTAGTTAGATTGTTCCTCCGAATAAGTTGTATATTTCGATCTAGCGTTATGTgtgaaatttgttaggttcaaatTTCTTtttagatgtcgtatgacttttattattattattattattaatgaattacttttactataattttttttgttatattaTAGTCTTTTTGTTTTAGTTGTATTATACTCTGTTACGAGGACATAGATAACACGGGGATCTCTGTTACGAGGAGATATATAAAGAATGTTTACAACAATAAAGAATAAATGGCACAATTGAAGGTTGGCTCAAGCAAGCACTATTATccctcatcattatcattaccctatTGTCTCAAAAAAACTCCTGCGAGAAGCGGGATAAAGAGGATCGGACTCACTATTAGCCTTcctttgaaaaataaataaataaagcaagCACTATTAGCCTACTACCACCCCTAAACTGGGAATGTAAGGGAAAACAAATGCAAAATTACAAGTATCAGCcacattattttattttagctaCTTGGTGGTAGAAATGTGCAAGACCCAATAACATTCCCGGGGCATCAATTTCCAATAACAGCCTTCCTGAATCCTGATTAGGTTGTGGTATCAGTTGCATCCGAAAGCACGTTTAGATCTATATTGCTCCTCGTCCATTATTAGAGGTGGAATATTCCATGGTGCAAGAGGATATCCATATACCTTTCCACCTGAAACACCATATAATACAATGTTCTGTTAAGATCTGAACCATGAAACATCATGTGTGAGAATCCCACGTTGATAAAAGAAAGAAAGTTAAACACTTAATAAGGCCAATGGCTATTCCCCTTATTGTCATATGGTTCTAAGGTGGAACCTCATACGGTCTTGTTAAGTGGACTCTCTCTTTTGACGACGGGTGCGGCTCAGGCCCGTATATAACATCTTTTCTATGATGACTAGTTTTGAATGGCTGTATCAATAATTGGCAACAAGGTACACCCTCTTACATTTTATACATGTGAGAGAAGATCGAATTATACCTTCTCTGGTTGCTTCTTCGCACCTTCTCTTGTAACTCGAATAAAGCTCCGGGTCCAAAGATTCGGACAGTTTTTTACACTTCTCTTCAGCCTCGGCAATATTTTTAGCCTAGGAATCCACATAAACGTACAGATAGCAttaatatatacggagtaatcaaccatatataaataataattaaatactTGGTACGTATATATTTTGAAGAAAGAATGTATTACTAGCTTGGTTGAGGCGTCAGCGCCATATATTCTGACAAACATGCGTAAGATATTGAAATTATTCTCCAGCACATCCTCCTGGACAAGAAACAAACCACATGAGCACATGAACTAGCTGACCAGATCAACAAATTACATATTCGGATGACCCTTTTCACATAAACTGACCTCATAGTCGAACCTGGTGCATCGTCATCGTTTTCAGTAGAGAATGATAATTGAACAACAAATTAACACAATTAAGTTTAATCATTATTGTATGGCCGTGGAGAAACAGATCGAGGTTCACAGAAATATAATATCAAAGGGAAGTTAGTTACTCACAGGTCATCTGATACCTCCACCAGATATTCGGAGATTGTCAAGAATTCCATATGCAGATCATTAACCTTCATccaattcaagttccaaatatAAACCCATTAATCCATTATATATAGCACCAGTGCCCAAATTAAAGGACACGTACACAGTACACAGTATACAGTACACTGTACACTGTACACTTCAAACTCACAGACTTTTAAGCAGGAAAACAACAAATTAAAGGAAGGAAATACCTCTGCTCCCCGCAGCTGATACAGAAGAAGATTCAAAAACCGATAATCAAAAGATTTCAGTTCAATACCCCTCAATACGTCTTCAATTGAAATCTGTATATAATTATGTTCAAATAAACAACAATTAATGTATTAACTACTTCTTTGAAACTTAAGACCCAGATAGTCGTTGATAAATATGTGAATTTTCACAGATTTAATTAAGCACCTCAGTTTGTTCTATTGCATTACAAAGCCGCCTTTCTAAAGCCCAGTACTCTTCTCCATCTTTCAGTTCTTTTCTTATCCTGCACGCGCCCGCGTTTAAGGAAATTAAAAACAATTCAACACGTTgcatcaaaataataataattcaacacagacttgtaagttgtaacagAAGCAATACGTACCTCTGTGTTAGCAGACCATGATTCTCAAGTAGGAGCGTAAGTGGCCGTAATGGTTCTGATTCAAAAACTTTGTTGAGCCTGCATACCTGGATATtgtataaataaattttttaaaaaaaactcagAAAAATTCCGGTGTTCAAGAAGAGTCTAAAAAAACAGCCATTTCATCAGCTTACTTACTTCATCGGATTTTCCATTTGGATCAGCTTCTTTGTTTACAGTTACCTCAACAATTTTCTCATTCAAAGCGTCCAACTGTTGATCAAAAGCAAATGTATTAAAGGCCATAACAATCCAGACCTGATGAACTACGAATTTCTAAACACCACAAACTCGATCGTCAAACCAATTCATTTACATAGTTATATACTGGATTTTGAATTATTCTGTAGGACAACACACGATTTTTGATCTCACGGGACCAAATCTTCATACCGACGGATGATTTTGAACACAGTTTTATGATGGGGACATTAGAAAAATTAAGCTACTCCTATATAGAATGAAATTTATATGATCATACTCAGATTTTAACAAGGGTCGgaactaaaaaaaaatacactaTGAAATTTTCCGTCCAGAAATCCGGGTCCACCCAGCTAGGCCGCAAGGAATATACCCCATCGTACCTGGTAGATAAAGCTTTCAGTGAAAGAAAGCATAGGTAAATATTTGAATATAGCTTCTGGGCTGTTCTCATCCATCCCATGGAACATATAGTACGATCGACACTGCAAGAAAGCCGGATGAATTTTAGAATCAAGTGTTTGACGAAGGTTTACCACAACAAAGATTCAAAGAAAGCAAGCTAGCTTCAATTCCACACATCGctaccttttttattttttctcttgTCACATGGGTAATAAATAatgtgaactaaacagggcctataGAATAGTTCACATGTTTAACCATCTCGatcccttatttaattagaaAATTCCAAAATGTAAGCGTACTTTTTAAAAGAAATACAAAAGGCAGTCTGGGTATCAGACAGTCAATATCCGATTTTTCATGTCAGTTACAGAACCTTAATTTTGATAATTCGGGTTAGAAAATTGAGTGCGGGAAATTTGGTGGGTATTTGATATTTAGGTTAATGATGTTAATAACTCAATACGGATAGCAAGGGCATAATGTTGGTGTTCTTTCTTCTCTAGAACTTTCTACCTCTGCTAGATTTTCTAGACACTTTgtaattagatttttttttaatataattttgatTAATATTTTCACAATTCGTATATTCAAATGTCCAAAAATGTCAGCCTATCATAACCAAGAAGAATAAGTCAGTCCATCGCGATCAAATGGTACTAGGAATGAAAAGTTACTGACAAAGTCTTCAAGTGTGGAATTTGCTCGTTGCATCGCATCCAACCCAATAAAAGCGTCGCTTTCCAAGGACGGATTGGTTGCAGACCCATGACTGCTACTGCCCGTATTCTTCTTAACCAGATTAACAGATATTGATGAATCACCCAAACCACCTGTGGTCCCTCGTTCTCCTACAACATAAACAATCAGATCATCTATGCGGGTACAAGTGAGTTATATCTGACAAAGACATCTTCCCCCTTTTCTtgcttttgaaaaaaaaggaGTTGGTATAATATTTTACAGATAACGACCAAAATCGCCATCAGAAATTTGAAGGTGGAAGTCATATCATAAAGAGTTGACGGACGTACCTTCGAGCTGGAGTAGAGTCGTCAAGTCTTCATCTCTCTTGGCCATCGTAGCCACAGTAGACGACGATGGCGGCTGTGCTCGGAGGCGGAGGCGGAGGCGGAGGCAGGGATAACCGCATGGAAGACTAAGGCCATGAAATGAGGATTTTGGCGGGAATGAAAACAGAGAGTGGGTTGCCAACATTTTTGAGAAGAGAGAGTGGGTTGCCAACATTTTGCAACAAGTGATCGATCTGCTTTGAATTGGGAGTTCTATTTAGTGCTAAGCGACTACTCACTACTCACTACTCACTACTCACTACTCACTAGTGAGCTTCAAAGATCGAGTTTTTATAGTGTCTTTATTAATGTTAGGATACAGTGCTAATTGtgtataaataataatataataaacgaatatattattcttttatataatttttgatATGATTAACTCTTATTTTTACAATGCTTATATAGGTGTTGTAATTATGTAAACACCTTAAATAACTAACTTAAAAATGAATGATATTaaaactaaatcaataataatttagtaatatctaaatataaattcttAATTTAGAGAGAATTAAGGATGCTCTTTTATTTTTAACACTCCTCCTTGAAGAGCTTCATTTGAATGCCAAGTTTTTCTCTTAATCGCTCAAAGCTTGCTTTCGGAAGTGCTTTTGTAAATATGTCAGCAATTTGTTCTTCAGAAGTACAATGAACAAGGCTGATCTTTCCTTCATTTTCAACTTCTCGGAGAAAgtgatattttattttgataTGTTCTGTTTTTCGGTGAAGAACTGGATTCTTAGCTATAGTAATAGCAGATTTACTATCGCAGAATATCGTTATGGGTTGTTTTTGAACTTCACCCATTTCAGCTAAAATTCCTCTAATAAGCCATATTGTCTGATTTGCGGCTGCACATACTGCAATATATTCAGCTTCTGCCGTAGATTGAGCCACAATATCTTGCTTTTTCCAAAGCCAAGAAAATACGACATTTCCAAGTGAAAACACGTATCCTGATGTACTTTTCATGTCATCGATAGATCCAGCCCAATCACTGTCCGAATATCCAATTAGCTCAGAATATTTATTTGGCGTATACCATATTCCATAATCCGAGGTTCCTTTTAGATAGCGAAGAACTCTCTTAATTGCTTGCAAATGTATTTGACTTGGTTTCTGCATAAATCTTGCTACCATGCTTACATCGTACATCATATCTGGTCTTGTAGCAGTTAGATATAATAAGCTTCCAATTATGCTTCTGTATTGTTTAAGATCAGCATCTTCTGAATCATCTTCTTTGCTCAACTTCTCATTTTGAGCTAAAGGAGTGGATGAAGGTTTGCTATTTTCCATCTTAAACTTTCTTAAGAtgttttgtgcatatttcttttGACTTATGAAGATCCCTTCTTCTGTTTGCTTAATCTCCATACCCAGAAAATAGTTCATTAGGCCAAGATCAGTCATTTCAAATTGATTCATCATTTCTTGCTTAAACGCTTCTATCATAGATAAATCATTCCCAATAATGATTAGGTCATCCACATAAAGAGATAAGATGATAATGCGTGACCCATCTTTCTTTATGTATAAGGTTACTTCATTAGGACTCCTCTTGAGACCTTGTTGAGTAAAGTAACCATCAATTCTACTATACCAAGCTCGCGGAGCTTGCTTGAGCCCGTATAGAGCTTTCTTCAATCTCAATACTTTATCTTCTTTTCCTTCCACGACAAAACCAAGAGGTTGTAAGTTTTTTTGTTATGTCAAGTACATAAGTACTTTTTCCGATTATATATATTACTTTTAGTCATAGGCTATTTTTtgtaatgttatttttcattatAAATGTTGGCCAATGTTTGCTAAGCAAGAAAATTTAGGAGGGTATTAACGCCGGTATGGGACGGGGGTGAGACGTAGATGGATACCAAGCCACCAAGGCAGGTGGTGTGCGACGATAGATTTTAATTTGTACCCGTTGGGATGAGGAACATAAATTTTGTATCGACCAAGAGTGAGGGGACGAGGATAAGAATGAAAAATTTGAAGTAGGGATGGAGATGAAGGGAACGTAACTATGTCTATATGCGCATCTGTCTAGCCCCACCCCGCCCGTCCCGCCCTGCCGCGTCCCATCGACATCCATACTTATAAATAGAGATGTGCCACAGGACACTCCACTATTCTGTATCAGACGATTCAGACTTCGTACATAAGTGTGTGGCTAACAGCTAACTGGCTACCCGTGAAGATTGGCAAATCTGTAAAAcgtgttttttttctttgttgttgtttagGTAAACTTTTGTGTTCAGGATTGCACATTGCAGGCATCTGACATCATATTTCAGACGGCACATGCGTGGGCCTTGAACAATCCCAAATTAATGGCAGTTGAGATTTCAGGTAcatcatacattcatacatggCTACATGCACATGTGTGGGCCTTGAACAATCGCAAATTATATGGCAATTAAGCGACTACCGAATAATAAAATTatcactatatttttttttctacttcttcttccAAGTGCAGAATAACCCCAACTCCCCAAGGGAGTGATCAACCGCTGTTAGtactatactccctccgtcctttaatactcgcaccggtttgaccggtgcggagtttaagacatttgatttgacttattaatttaatgggtgttagttgatagtggggtattttttttaatatagttagtggaaaatgtgtaagaggtggagagtggtgagtgggggtgggtatttttaaatgatttttttgtagggaataggggtgtaggtggggttagtagtaagtgtgagaaataatataatattggtataaatttccatttatagaagcggtgcaagtattaagggacggcccgaaaaggaaatcggtgcgagtattaagggacggagggagtactagatAAAATGTTATGGTTGTATTAAAATTTGATATAtccatgcaaaaaaaaaattgaaacagAAAAATTAAGAAGactacttaattttttttttggttctactacgaggagttcccaccgccttcggcgagtggactaacctcccgcgggagtttgcatgggtacctcgatgggcagcatccctcccagttgtgatttttccattcccaagaccttggttaaggagcaaaagacccttaaccactcatgccaacctcaattggtaagAAGACTACTtaatgaatgggtaaaagtattgttatatatatactttcaatgttttttaaaatattgtcattgttgtattaaaatatgtcattattgtttatattttagtcatttgtttgacttttcaacataTTATGCGAAAATACTATTTTGCTCGTTGTCTGACGCCGGTGTATCACTCCTCGCAATTCAGCTCGCTTTGGCTAACAATAATATAATATGgactttattgtttttttttttttttttactacgtAAGAAAAACCTATTGAACTATCACCTATCACAGGTTAGCCAGTTCGACCATACAAGTCAGAGATTGAGCCACTCTCTAGCATTTTTGCAGATGATGAAGCTCGACCCTACTCCGTATAACTTTCAAGTTACATACAAGTTTGAATTTTCCACCAATTCTATCAACTTATATTGATTATTGCTCAGATGTCCTATGAGAGTATGATGTGTTTCATATCTTATCTTATCAGGTACGACTCATACAATTATATAACGGTCACAAATGAAAAAAAACATGTAACTTATGTCATGTCAAGTGGCATCGATCAAATGAACGAATATCACATTATTTGCTTATCTTTACAGGTAGGCGACTAGGCGGTAGGCCACAACTCACAAGCCCACAAACTAATGTCCGCTATGGAGTATGGAGTACCCATCTTATCAAGTTATAAGATTGGGAGATCCGCATAATTCATTGCTACCGAGAAGGAAACAAGATGGCGGATAAGCTTGTAAATTTAGGTGTCATTTAAAGGGAGAGAGTCTTGTATTTCGATGTTTCACCGCACGAATTCATAAGCCACGAGAATATCATGGGCGTCACCACGCCAAGATTTTTTAGTTAATAGCTTTAATTTTTGTACGAGGCTTACCACTCCTtagcatcaaaaaaaaaaaaaaaaaatacttataTCGACCATAATTTATGTTATTATCATGACTAACTAATGTTTCACTCCTACCGTTCCAATATAATTGCCCTAATAAATTTTgagttttcaatttaatttccctagtaattgttttatcgagttttatgtgACAAGTCCGTataattttaattgaaaaatgGCCATGGTGGGAGATAaagtttttcatgaaatgctccTAAGGTTTTATGGAGCGCAACAAATGCTTTCAtggttttaaaaaatataatatccCCCCCTCTTTTTAATATGCACCAAATACCTAATTTTTGACGGTTCGTTAGTGCTCTTTTAAGTCATAAACtcaattcaccaaatacacctactttgaaacttattacaCCAAATGTACCTATTTAAAATTTATTGCATATACCCGTTTGAAGAAGAAAAGCAGGTATGGTGGAACCCTAATAAAGAGAAAAGAAACAGTGGATATTGTTATTAGTATGAATAGAAAAAACTTGTGTTAATAGTTTAATTCTTAAACAAGAGTAATGAACCAATCAAAAGCGTTAGGTGTGAACCAATTAAAAGACCAAACTCTTTTTGACGGAACCTTTCGAGTTTTTAGAGAAAATCACGTAAAATTTTTGCaagatttcaaaaaaaaaaaatcaagaaaactcGAGAGACTCTTTTCACTTGTCTTCAGCAAGTCTTAGACCTTACTTTTGCGATTGCTCGACTcttttcgggtcgggtacaggTCGGGTTTTGGGTTACCTGTTTTACCGTAATTTCGGGTCATGGTCGGTTACGGATTCGGTCGGTTCAGATCggattttcgggtcgggtcagtttttgacagctctggAGGAAGCTAGTTGTGGTAAGGTGTGATACTACTATTAGTACGAAGCGTTATTGTATTGGAAACTTTCCACAAAATATTATAGCTTTGGTGGTAATTGatctattttaataaaatatccaCTATCTTCTCATAAAAAAACAGTTTTTTTCccttaaaattaatttattatttcatattcttgTTTCAGTTTCATTATACTCCAAATGcatcattttttattatttttaaaaaattcgtATCATCTCCTAATATACATGCGTAAGCGGAtttttaaattaagaaaatatgtgCATTACACGAGATAAAAACTAATTTCTCTTATAATACGGAATGAtggaatattttttttggtgttactaAACGGTTCACCCTTAGTGCTAATCCGGATTTGGGGCGAATTGTAGGTGGATAGGTTCTAATCCCCTGCCAATTGTTATTGCGGGATCGAACATGCGGTCTTTTCTTCCAAGTTTAGTCgtaatcaccactgaaccaacagacaattagtaaaaaaaaaaatcaatctcAACGAAAAGAACTGTCCTAATTTCATAAAAGAAAATCAAGGGTGTAGAGTAATGCACATTTTTTTTCTAGCCGTTGGTAAAATTATCCTTATTCCTGTTTTAGAGAAAAAAGTGAtaagaaagagaagaaaatgATGCCGGCGTGTGTTCTTGACGTATCTGCCGTCAACACCACCGTGTCAAGTGATAATAGTAGTCCTCCTGGCTTCGCTGCTGCCGTTTCCAACAATGTCGATCATCTCTCTCTGCCCTTGCTAGGTTTGTTTtccaccaccgccgccgccaAAGAGTGGTCCCCATCTCATTCATCATCTCTCTACCGCATTGACCGCTGGGGCCCACCTTACTTCGCTGTTAACAACTCCGGGAACATCACCGTCAAGCCATTCGGTGATGCCACGTTGCCTCCCCAAGAAATTGATCTGCTAAAAGTTGTGAAAAGAGTTTCCGACGAGAAATCCAACGGTGGATTAGGTCTTCAGTTACCACTCATCGTACGGTTCCCAGACGTCCTCAAACACCGCCTTGAATCACTTCAACTGGCTTTCGATTCCGCCGTGCGATCCACCGGGTATGGGTCCCACTATCAGGGAGTGTACCCTGTGAAATGCAACCAGGACCGTTTTATTGTTGAGGATATTGTCAAATTCGGGCACGGGTTTCGGTTCGGACTCGAAGCCGGGTCTAAACCGGAGCTCCTGCTCGCTTTAAGCTGTCTCTGTAAGGGTCACCCTGATGCTTTCTTGGTATGCAATGGTTTCAAAGATGCTGAGTACATTTCTCTTGCAATCATCGCAAGGAAGCTAGCTATCAATACCGTGGTTGTTCTTGAGCAAGTAGAAGAAGTTGATTTGGTGATTGAATTGAGCCGGATACTTGGCATTCGACCTGTAATTGGTGTCCGTGCGAAGCTCCGGACAAAACATTCAGGTAATTTCGGGCCAACGTCGGGTGAGAAGGGAAAGTTCGGGTTAACAACCATTCAGATTCTGGAGGTTGTGAAGAAGGTTGATGCAGTTGAAATGTTAGATTGCCTTCAACTCCTGCATTTCCACATTGGGTCTCAAATCCCTTCTACGGGCCTTTTATCCGATTGTGTTGGCGAGGGTGCTCAGATTTACTGTGAATTGGCCCGCCTTGGTGCTAATATGCGAGTGATCGACGTGGGTGGCGGTCTAGGGATCGATTACGACGGGTCGAAATCGAGTGAATCGGATATCTCAGTGGGTTATACGTTAGATGAGTATGCTTCTGTTGTTGTTAGTGTGGTTCAGAATGTTTGTGACCGCAAGGGGGTGAAACACCCTGTTATATGCAGTGAGAGTGGGAGGGCAATAGTTTCAC
This sequence is a window from Spinacia oleracea cultivar Varoflay chromosome 1, BTI_SOV_V1, whole genome shotgun sequence. Protein-coding genes within it:
- the LOC110782952 gene encoding uncharacterized protein — translated: MLATHSLFSKMLATHSLFSFPPKSSFHGLSLPCGYPCLRLRLRLRAQPPSSSTVATMAKRDEDLTTLLQLEGERGTTGGLGDSSISVNLVKKNTGSSSHGSATNPSLESDAFIGLDAMQRANSTLEDFCRSYYMFHGMDENSPEAIFKYLPMLSFTESFIYQLDALNEKIVEVTVNKEADPNGKSDEVCRLNKVFESEPLRPLTLLLENHGLLTQRIRKELKDGEEYWALERRLCNAIEQTEISIEDVLRGIELKSFDYRFLNLLLYQLRGAEVNDLHMEFLTISEYLVEVSDDLFDYEEDVLENNFNILRMFVRIYGADASTKLAKNIAEAEEKCKKLSESLDPELYSSYKRRCEEATREGGKVYGYPLAPWNIPPLIMDEEQYRSKRAFGCN
- the LOC110782954 gene encoding arginine decarboxylase-like — its product is MMPACVLDVSAVNTTVSSDNSSPPGFAAAVSNNVDHLSLPLLGLFSTTAAAKEWSPSHSSSLYRIDRWGPPYFAVNNSGNITVKPFGDATLPPQEIDLLKVVKRVSDEKSNGGLGLQLPLIVRFPDVLKHRLESLQLAFDSAVRSTGYGSHYQGVYPVKCNQDRFIVEDIVKFGHGFRFGLEAGSKPELLLALSCLCKGHPDAFLVCNGFKDAEYISLAIIARKLAINTVVVLEQVEEVDLVIELSRILGIRPVIGVRAKLRTKHSGNFGPTSGEKGKFGLTTIQILEVVKKVDAVEMLDCLQLLHFHIGSQIPSTGLLSDCVGEGAQIYCELARLGANMRVIDVGGGLGIDYDGSKSSESDISVGYTLDEYASVVVSVVQNVCDRKGVKHPVICSESGRAIVSHHSILVFNAISSSSTSAITATPAAAILSQEWDSLVEGLPEETRRDVHSVSCSFTQKDFDACIVHADELKQRCIERFKDGCLGMEHLAAVDRLCQMVWKAVGNGVGDGDSSITSYLINLSVFTSIPDFFGMGQLFPITPIHKLEERPVVRGILCDLTCDSYGKIDRFIGGECSLPLHELKRKNNVYYLGMFLGGAYEETLGGVHNLFGGPSVVQVMHSDINNYNFEVTLAVPGLSSGDILRAMQHQPELMLQTLKQRVEEYLPNNNNNNNNNNRNNHNNNRNNNRNNHNNKDDDDIASLTNGLTRSFNNMPYLVVGPLASSCSFTNNNI